From a single Silene latifolia isolate original U9 population chromosome 6, ASM4854445v1, whole genome shotgun sequence genomic region:
- the LOC141588177 gene encoding uncharacterized protein LOC141588177, which yields MAKLWNPTKPILGNVVDAKEKTFVFKFGSERDKSRVLEGQPWHFDKFSWCFNEPNDKGKLSDVPLFHLPIWARVYDLPIQGRSSRSNVQHIGARLGSFIDVEMGLNSDVDKAIRIRVLHDVREPLRASIPINMKAGKTVDFDVKYERVPIFCYGCGVIGHGEKDCEEGPYEEVELKFGEWLRDSPWKVTKIAKEGNETG from the coding sequence ATGGCGAAACTATGGAATCCGACGAAACCGATTTTGGGCAATGTTGTAGATGCGAAGGAGAAGACTTTTGTCTTCAAATTTGGTTCGGAGCGAGATAAGAGTAGGGTTCTTGAGGGCCAACCTTGGCATTTCGATAAGTTTTCTTGGTGCTTCAACGAACCGAATGACAAAGGTAAACTTTCTGATGTGCCATTATTTCATTTACCGATTTGGGCTAGGGTTTATGACCTCCCTATTCAAGGGAGGTCGAGTAGGTCGAATGTGCAACACATAGGAGCAAGGTTGGGGTCCTTTATCGATGTTGAGATGGGACTAAATTCCGATGTTGATAAAGCCATAAGAATTCGGGTTTTGCATGATGTTCGAGAACCATTGAGGGCATCCATCCCGATTAATATGAAGGCGGGCAAGACAGTCGACTTTGATGTTAAGTATGAACGGGTACCCATTTTTTGTTATGGTTGTGGGGTTATCGGTCATGGTGAGAAAGACTGTGAGGAGGGGCCATATGAGGAGGTGGAGTTAAAATTTGGGGAATGGTTAAGAGACTCACCTTGGAAAGTTACAAAGATAGCTAAGGAGGGGAATGAGACTGGGTAG